The Alosa sapidissima isolate fAloSap1 chromosome 8, fAloSap1.pri, whole genome shotgun sequence genome contains a region encoding:
- the naaladl1 gene encoding aminopeptidase NAALADL1: MLKYVLFGVGGVVTFVVGILIGHFGIQTNNSVPEWVSTLSKDVDESLIERFIAEVDNLEIQENLRELTKVPHMATTAGDEKTVEFMLRRWQDSVSGLDQAWREDYKVYLSFPNQTQPNKVTVVSALNVVQYTAREKEKVYKPDQEDPEVVQPYAAYGPPGHPKGKLVYANQGKASDYEHLNKTVDLRGTIAIVRYGGAGRAAKAINAAPFGVLGVLVYTDPLDINDGIMSDIDETYPHSWYLPPSGVERGSFNTDFGDLLTPYLAAKEDTYRIPKEDITGIPPIPTQPIGFEDAYALICELGGDASPPEWRGAFNCSYNLGGPGFQSSSKFNNSDVKLDIYNREELKNSANVMGVIRGSVEPDRYVIYGNHRDSWVHGAIDPSSGTSVMLEITRVLGKMVKEGKWRPRRSIIFGSWGAEEFGLIGSAEYTEEYYSKLFQRSVAYINVDISVFANATLRASGSPSAQSVIFTAAKQVKTPGSDSTSVYDNWIRYFNRTSPTYGLIPSVGYLTGAGSDYAAFMHFLGITSMDFAYTYDRSKTKARIYPAYHTAYDTFDYSSKYIDPGFTSHQTVARTAGNVLLRLADSLLLPFNCRDYAESLEGYLNVALTNFKDELVARLISMEPLSQAVTRFRTAADKLNSVIQDLDLSKVTPLEVRKINDQLMLLDRAFLDPLAFPDKYGFRHVIWASKSSGLATFPGLADAFQRAQNTGLPADWSQAHKHLSILVQAIAGAASTIEDVI, translated from the exons ATGCTGAAATATGTGCTGTTTGGGGTGGGCGGAGTGGTAACATTTGTGGTGGGCATTCTCATCGGACACTTTGGCATCCAGACAAACAACTCTGTCCCTGAATGGGTCTCCACACTCTCCAAAGATGTGGACGAAAGTCTGATTGAAAGGTTCATTGCCGAAGTGGACAACTTGGAGATTCAGGAGAATCTCAG AGAGCTGACTAAAGTCCCTCACATGGCGACCACTGCAGGAGATGAGAAGACCGTCGAGTTCATGTTGAGAAGATGGCAGGACTCTGTGAGTGGCCTGGACCAGGCCTGGAGAGAGGACTACAAGGTCTATCTGTCTTTCCCAAACCAAACCCAACCCAATAAAGTGACTGTAG TCAGTGCCTTAAATGTTGTCCAATACACGGCCCGTGAAAAGGAAAAGGTCTATAAACCAGACCAGGAAGACCCAGAGGTGGTTCAGCCATATGCAGCCTATGGGCCTCCTGGCCATCCAAAG GGGAAGCTTGTATATGCCAATCAAGGTAAAGCCAGTGATTATGAGCACCTGAACAAGACAGTGGACCTTCGAGGTACAATTGCCATTGTCAGATATGGTGGTGCAGGAAGAGCAGCAAAG GCAATCAATGCTGCACCGTTTGGAGTTCTCGGGGTGTTAGTCTACACAGATCCTCTTGACATCAATGATGGCATAATGTCGGACATAGATGAGACTTACCCTCACTCGTGGTACCTCCCTCCTTCTGGTGTGGAGAGAGGATCCTTCAACACAGACTTTGGCGATTTACTGACACCCTACTTAGCAGCTAAAG AGGACACCTACAGAATTCCAAAAGAAGACATAACAGGCATTCCTCCTATCCCAACTCAGCCCATCGGTTTTGAGGATGCTTATGCTttaatctg TGAACTTGGTGGGGACGCATCTCCACCTGAATGGAGAGGAGCATTCAACTGTTCATACAACTTGGGAGGGCCAGGATTTCAATCTTCCTCTAAATTTAACAACAG TGATGTAAAGCTGGATATCTACAACCGAGAGGAACTGAAGAACTCAGCTAATGTGATGGGTGTGATACGAGGGAGTGTGGAGCCAG ACAGGTATGTCATCTACGGGAACCATAGAGACAGCTGGGTGCACGGAGCCATAGACCCCAGCAGTGGCACCTCCGTCATGTTAGAGATCACCAGAGTACTGGGCAAGATGGTGAAGGAAG GCAAATGGAGGCCTCGTCGGTCCATCATCTTTGGGAGCTGGGGAGCTGAGGAGTTCGGCCTCATTGGCTCAGCAGAGTATACAGAG GAGTACTACAGTAAGCTATTTCAGCGTTCTGTTGCCTACATTAATGTGGACATCTCTGTATTTG CCAATGCCACGCTCCGCGCCTCGGGGTCCCCCTCGGCCCAGAGTGTCATCTTCACTGCCGCGAAGCAG GTAAAAACTCCTGGATCTGACTCAACATCAGTGTACGATAACTGGATTCGCTATTTCAATCGTACCAGTCCCACTTACGGACTTATACCAAG CGTTGGATACCTGACAGGAGCAGGAAGTGACTACGCTGCCTTCATGCATTTCCTGGGTATTACCTCAATGGACTTTGCCTACACCTATGATAGG AGTAAAACTAAGGCCCGCATCTACCCAGCCTATCACACAGCGTATGACACCTTTGACTACTCATCTAAGTACATTGATCCAG GTTTCACCAGTCACCAAACAGTTGCCAGGACAGCAGGGAATGTTTTGCTGCGTCTAGCCGATAGCCTCTTGTTGCCATTCAACTGTCGTGACTACGCTGAGAGTTTGGAAGGTTACCTCAATGTGGCCCTGACAAACTTCAAGGACGAGTTAGTTGCACGTTTGATTTCAATGG AACCACTGAGTCAAGCTGTAACTAGGTTCCGCACCGCAGCTGACAAGCTGAACAGTGTCATCCAAGATCTTGACCTTTCAAAAGTGAC GCCTCTTGAGGTTCGTAAGATCAACGACCAACTGATGCTGCTGGATCGAGCTTTCCTGGATCCTCTGGCATTTCCTGACAAATATGGATTTAG GCACGTGATCTGGGCTTCAAAATCCTCAGGATTAGCCACCTTCCCTGGCCTCGCAGATGCCTTTCAGCGTGCCCAGAACACCGGCCTACCGGCCGACTGGAGTCAGGCCCATAAGCACCTGTCCATCCTGGTCCAGGCTATTGCAGGGGCCGCCAGCACTATAGAGGATGTCATCTAA
- the si:ch211-102c2.8 gene encoding trichohyalin isoform X2, whose translation MAQTNYNVEAGEDGEDTDDLLCTDAAHSRGLASLALPRDHCDMLLDAIDAELSRLQAQNQNLRHDENCKGEGVKRLAYLCRSPSLCKDTGLGCTGLANDGEHQDTPSHEPECKRSTSSPPKPSGGRQDSAGPSEREGSSETSTPEEEQRGLDARTEQCRWRLERLLGRTDRGAPEIGTSTPPDPDSICTEDFTQRFREETVDLEEKSRTESTQSMPHDTAALNKLPSFTGARDPATENGSIGINVRYLAGVPVRSFDAVTIDSDLDSVRTEQVHRHLHKSFDHRKVIKAVEQMNSMFSDHSDCDTLAEEEGSQQYRALASTATIGSCGRQRIEKSPQSRGQLFSSDENSEESESVQHSRCDHKDGRHRSSAHRRSRGNRVKQNRGNSLSCGWILEQMTERRLLEETLSHLRKDSEREENKLLMKRAQLCETEQSLADLLQQQQCVLQQLELLRLEVEQKERDSQRLQANLRDNTAQSDTSRCELRRLQTQRDSCLLEVRGLQEELDTLERSQIVHWEGGEARLAGGVSVLEREEMDRLLENAKSDLFSEQRRFRHTLDSMSEKLDEAQQELDQRAEELRTLRRRCTELEVQLTNTSRLREEQEECLQRQLKDQEGTVGALERIVAQKEVLLLGLQQERSALQMELNTQKEEHHKQCSDIQEQGQRKKEEALEAHRLQLSLDHEKNLQQVRLQAQELKSEALREQAQSHTQHMEFLESCIKLKEEEVRRLTGALETQEEAMRRHEEQLRGETEEKVQKALDQEQRRWEEQREAALQEQRRRMEREAQGAQADVQAEVEKEKRNALGLQSKMLELQAKVQTMENELCLQQREQSSAQAAMVQALREEHQAELLRQRKQAEQEAQMDSLRLRQILQQSEAQLQSLQATLAVQERDHQMAQERHEQQQRRWAQELQMECQTLQSMLGNGGHGNTLLSCTCQAVETLQALRLQFQTFISGLQQELELQKHTNQKLGQDKEHELRLEREQMLMEKERALQTLRERLIQEHIEELSILNRPQLRGALEGGVVDSLRRQLRDKDEELRQVQRSMSQWKEKTAARLARRFEEELTAELDKRTPRLRSDQEKKLQRLEEEMRQLTMGGDFDNMPSATLSSPVPQNPPSALRSQDLASYKLLRHLQSRIRQLHSESRTHQHSPPHLAVGPPELTGSYLETIPDTQESSWPFKTAK comes from the exons ATGGCACAAACCAACTACAATGTGGAAGCAGGGGAGGATGGTGAAGATACTGATGATCTGCTTTGCACAG ATGCAGCTCACAGTCGGGGCTTGGCATCCTTAGCACTACCGAGGGACCACTGTGACATGCTCTTGGACGCCATTGATGCTGAACTGAGCCGCCTTCAG GCACAGAATCAAAATCTCAGACACGATGAAAACTGTAAAGGAGAAGGTGTGAAGAGATTAG CATACCTATGCAGAAGTCCATCTCTGTGTAAGGACACTGGCTTGGGATGCACCGGTCTTGCCAACGATGGAGAGCACCAGGACACACCCTCCCATGAGCCAGAATGCAAACGTTCCACCAGCTCACCTC CTAAGCCCTCTGGTGGTAGGCAGGACTCAGCCGGACCctcggagagagaggggagcagcGAGACGTCGACCCCAGAAGAGGAGCAGCGTGGGCTGGACGCCCGGACGGAGCAGTGCCGCTGGAGGCTGGAGAGGCTGCTGGGGAGGACCGACCGAGGGGCACCAGAGATCGGCACGTCCACGCCACCCGACCCAGACAGCATCTGCACGGAGGACTTCACCCAGCGTTTCAGGGAGGAGACTGTGGACCTGGAGGAGAAGAGTAGAACTGAGTCCACCCAATCCATGCCACATGATACCG CTGCTCTCAACAAGCTTCCGAGTTTCACTGGTGCCAGAGATCCGGCCACTGAGAACGGAAGCATTGGAATTAACGTCAGATACCTGGCAG GAGTTCCGGTGAGAAGCTTTGATGCAGTGACCATAGACAGCGACCTGGACTCGGTGCGCACTGAACAAGTCCATAGGCACCTGCACAAGTCTTTTGACCACAGGAAAG TCATTAAAGCTGTTGAACAAATGAACAGCATGTTCTCTGACCACAGTGACTGTGACACGCTGGCCGAAGAGGAGGGGAGCCagcagtaca GGGCACTGGCCTCTACAGCCACCATAGGCTCCTGTGGACGGCAGCGCATCGAGAAGTCGCCCCAATCCAGAGGACAACTGTTTAG TTCTGATGAGAACAGTGAGGAGAGTGAATCTGTCCAGCACTCCAGATGTGACCATAAAGACGGAAGACACCGGAGCAGTGCGCACAGGAGATCGAGAGGAAATCGGGTCAAACAAAACCGAGGAAACAGT CTCTCCTGTGGGTGGATCCTGGAGCAGATGACAGAGAGACGACTCTTAGAGGAAACCCTGTCTCATCTCAGAAAG gacagtgagagggaggagaatAAATTGCTCATGAAGAGAGCTCAGCTGTGTGAAACGGAGCAATCTCTGGCCGATCTTCTTCAACAACAGCAG tgtgtgttgcagCAGCTGGAGCTGCTGAGGCTGGAGGTTGAGCAGAAGGAGAGGGACAGCCAGAGACTTCAGGCCAATCTGAGGGACAACACAGCCCAATCTGACACCTCCAG GTGTGAGCTGCGAAGGCTGCAGACCCAAAGGGACTCATGTCTGCTGGAGGTTAGAGGTCTGCAGGAGGAACTGGACACCTTGGAGAGAAGTCAGATTGTCCactgggagggaggggaggccAGG CTGGCTggtggtgtgtctgtgctggagagggaggagatggaCAGACTGCTGGAGAACGCCAAATCCGACCTGTTCTCTGAACAGCGCCGCTTCAGACACACTCTGGACTCCATGTCAGAA AAGCTGGATGAAGCACAGCAGGAGTTAGACCAGAGAGCGGAGGAGCTGAGGACACTGAGGAGGAGGTGCACTGAGCTGGAGGTCCAGCTCACCAACACCAGCAGACtaagagaggagcaggaggag TGCTTGCAGAGACAGCTGAAGGACCAGGAGGGGACAGTGGGGGCACTTGAGCGTATTGTGGCCCAGAAagaggtgctgctgctgggcctgCAGCAGGAGAGGAGCGCCCTGCAGATGGAGCTCAACACTCAGAAGGAAGAGCATCACAAACAATGCAGTGACATTCAGGAGCAGGGACAGCGTAAAAAG GAAGAGGCGCTGGAGGCACATAGGTTACAGTTGTCTCTGGACCATGAGAAGAATCTTCAACAG GTCCGTCTGCAGGCCCAGGAGTTGAAGTCTGAGGCACTGAGAGAACAGGCCCAgtcccacacacaacacatggagTTCCTGGAGAGCTGCATCAAG ctgaaggaggaggaggtgaggaggctCACGGGGGCTCTGGAGACACAGGAGGAGGCCATGAGGAGGCACGAGGAGCAGCTGAGAGGAGAGACTGAGGAGAAG GTGCAGAAGGCCCTGGATCAGGAGCAGAGGAGGTGGGAGGAGCAGAGGGAGGCGGCGCTGCAGGAGCAGCGCaggaggatggagagggaggcgCAGGGGGCGCAAGCGGACGTGCAGGCCgaggtggagaaggagaagaggaatgCGTTAGGCCTTCAGAGCAAAATGCTGGAGTTGCAGGCC AAGGTGCAGACGATGGAAAATGAGCTGTGTCTGCAGCAGAGGGAGCAGTCGTCTGCACAGGCCGCCATGGTGCAAGCGCTTAGAGAGGAGCATCAGGCAGAGCTACTGAGGCAGCGCAAACAAGCAGAGCag GAGGCGCAGATGGACAGCCTGAGGTTAAGACAGATTCTCCAGCAGTCAGAGGCACAGCTGCAGTCTCTGCAGGCTACACTTGCAGTGCAGGAGCGcgaccaccagatggcgcaggAGAGGCacgagcagcagcagcggcgctGGGCTCAGGAGCTGCAGATGGAGTGCCAAACCCTGCAGAGTATGCTGGGAAATGGTGGACATGGAAACACACTGCTCAG CTGCACTTGCCAAGCAGTGGAGACGCTCCAGGCCCTTAGATTGCAGTTCCAGACATTCATTTCCGGGCTTCAGCAAGAGTTGGAGTTACAGAAACACACCAACCAGAAATTAGGACAGGACAAG GAACACGAGCTTCGTCTTGAGAGGGAGCAGATGCttatggagaaggagagagcccTGCAGACACTGCGGGAGAGACTCATACAA GAGCACATAGAGGAGCTGAGCATCCTGAACCGGCCGCAGCTGCGCGGGGCTCTGGAGGGCGGTGTGGTGGACTCACTGCGCCGACAGCTGAGGGACAAGGACGAGGAGCTGCGGCAGGTCCAGAGGAGCATGAGCCAGTGGAAGGAGAAGACCGCTGCACGGCTGGCCCGAAGGTTTGAGGAGGAGCTAACGGCTGAGCTGGACAA AAGAACTCCAAGACTGCGCTCAGACCAGGAGAAGAAGCTTCAGCGtctggaggaggagatgaggcaGCTCACCATG GGCGGTGACTTTGACAACATGCCCTCGGCCACACTTTCGTCCCCGGTGCCCCAAAACCCCCCGTCTGCCCTCCGCTCTCAGGACCTGGCCTCCTACAAGCTTCTCCGGCACCTACAGAGCCGCATCCGGCAGCTGCACTCCGAGAGCCGGACCCACCAGCACAGCCCTCCTCACCTGGCCGTTGGGCCCCCCGAGCTGACCGGCTCCTACCTGGAAACG ATTCCAGATACTCAGGAAAGCAGTTGGCCTTTTAAAACGGCGAAATAA
- the si:ch211-102c2.8 gene encoding trichohyalin isoform X1 translates to MAQTNYNVEAGEDGEDTDDLLCTDAAHSRGLASLALPRDHCDMLLDAIDAELSRLQAQNQNLRHDENCKGEGVKRLAYLCRSPSLCKDTGLGCTGLANDGEHQDTPSHEPECKRSTSSPPKPSGGRQDSAGPSEREGSSETSTPEEEQRGLDARTEQCRWRLERLLGRTDRGAPEIGTSTPPDPDSICTEDFTQRFREETVDLEEKSRTESTQSMPHDTAALNKLPSFTGARDPATENGSIGINVRYLAGVPVRSFDAVTIDSDLDSVRTEQVHRHLHKSFDHRKVIKAVEQMNSMFSDHSDCDTLAEEEGSQQYRALASTATIGSCGRQRIEKSPQSRGQLFSSDENSEESESVQHSRCDHKDGRHRSSAHRRSRGNRVKQNRGNSLSCGWILEQMTERRLLEETLSHLRKDSEREENKLLMKRAQLCETEQSLADLLQQQQCVLQQLELLRLEVEQKERDSQRLQANLRDNTAQSDTSRCELRRLQTQRDSCLLEVRGLQEELDTLERSQIVHWEGGEARLAGGVSVLEREEMDRLLENAKSDLFSEQRRFRHTLDSMSEKLDEAQQELDQRAEELRTLRRRCTELEVQLTNTSRLREEQEECLQRQLKDQEGTVGALERIVAQKEVLLLGLQQERSALQMELNTQKEEHHKQCSDIQEQGQRKKEEALEAHRLQLSLDHEKNLQQVRLQAQELKSEALREQAQSHTQHMEFLESCIKLKEEEVRRLTGALETQEEAMRRHEEQLRGETEEKVQKALDQEQRRWEEQREAALQEQRRRMEREAQGAQADVQAEVEKEKRNALGLQSKMLELQAKVQTMENELCLQQREQSSAQAAMVQALREEHQAELLRQRKQAEQEAQMDSLRLRQILQQSEAQLQSLQATLAVQERDHQMAQERHEQQQRRWAQELQMECQTLQSMLGNGGHGNTLLSCTCQAVETLQALRLQFQTFISGLQQELELQKHTNQKLGQDKEHELRLEREQMLMEKERALQTLRERLIQEHIEELSILNRPQLRGALEGGVVDSLRRQLRDKDEELRQVQRSMSQWKEKTAARLARRFEEELTAELDKCKADLLKRRRTPRLRSDQEKKLQRLEEEMRQLTMGGDFDNMPSATLSSPVPQNPPSALRSQDLASYKLLRHLQSRIRQLHSESRTHQHSPPHLAVGPPELTGSYLETIPDTQESSWPFKTAK, encoded by the exons ATGGCACAAACCAACTACAATGTGGAAGCAGGGGAGGATGGTGAAGATACTGATGATCTGCTTTGCACAG ATGCAGCTCACAGTCGGGGCTTGGCATCCTTAGCACTACCGAGGGACCACTGTGACATGCTCTTGGACGCCATTGATGCTGAACTGAGCCGCCTTCAG GCACAGAATCAAAATCTCAGACACGATGAAAACTGTAAAGGAGAAGGTGTGAAGAGATTAG CATACCTATGCAGAAGTCCATCTCTGTGTAAGGACACTGGCTTGGGATGCACCGGTCTTGCCAACGATGGAGAGCACCAGGACACACCCTCCCATGAGCCAGAATGCAAACGTTCCACCAGCTCACCTC CTAAGCCCTCTGGTGGTAGGCAGGACTCAGCCGGACCctcggagagagaggggagcagcGAGACGTCGACCCCAGAAGAGGAGCAGCGTGGGCTGGACGCCCGGACGGAGCAGTGCCGCTGGAGGCTGGAGAGGCTGCTGGGGAGGACCGACCGAGGGGCACCAGAGATCGGCACGTCCACGCCACCCGACCCAGACAGCATCTGCACGGAGGACTTCACCCAGCGTTTCAGGGAGGAGACTGTGGACCTGGAGGAGAAGAGTAGAACTGAGTCCACCCAATCCATGCCACATGATACCG CTGCTCTCAACAAGCTTCCGAGTTTCACTGGTGCCAGAGATCCGGCCACTGAGAACGGAAGCATTGGAATTAACGTCAGATACCTGGCAG GAGTTCCGGTGAGAAGCTTTGATGCAGTGACCATAGACAGCGACCTGGACTCGGTGCGCACTGAACAAGTCCATAGGCACCTGCACAAGTCTTTTGACCACAGGAAAG TCATTAAAGCTGTTGAACAAATGAACAGCATGTTCTCTGACCACAGTGACTGTGACACGCTGGCCGAAGAGGAGGGGAGCCagcagtaca GGGCACTGGCCTCTACAGCCACCATAGGCTCCTGTGGACGGCAGCGCATCGAGAAGTCGCCCCAATCCAGAGGACAACTGTTTAG TTCTGATGAGAACAGTGAGGAGAGTGAATCTGTCCAGCACTCCAGATGTGACCATAAAGACGGAAGACACCGGAGCAGTGCGCACAGGAGATCGAGAGGAAATCGGGTCAAACAAAACCGAGGAAACAGT CTCTCCTGTGGGTGGATCCTGGAGCAGATGACAGAGAGACGACTCTTAGAGGAAACCCTGTCTCATCTCAGAAAG gacagtgagagggaggagaatAAATTGCTCATGAAGAGAGCTCAGCTGTGTGAAACGGAGCAATCTCTGGCCGATCTTCTTCAACAACAGCAG tgtgtgttgcagCAGCTGGAGCTGCTGAGGCTGGAGGTTGAGCAGAAGGAGAGGGACAGCCAGAGACTTCAGGCCAATCTGAGGGACAACACAGCCCAATCTGACACCTCCAG GTGTGAGCTGCGAAGGCTGCAGACCCAAAGGGACTCATGTCTGCTGGAGGTTAGAGGTCTGCAGGAGGAACTGGACACCTTGGAGAGAAGTCAGATTGTCCactgggagggaggggaggccAGG CTGGCTggtggtgtgtctgtgctggagagggaggagatggaCAGACTGCTGGAGAACGCCAAATCCGACCTGTTCTCTGAACAGCGCCGCTTCAGACACACTCTGGACTCCATGTCAGAA AAGCTGGATGAAGCACAGCAGGAGTTAGACCAGAGAGCGGAGGAGCTGAGGACACTGAGGAGGAGGTGCACTGAGCTGGAGGTCCAGCTCACCAACACCAGCAGACtaagagaggagcaggaggag TGCTTGCAGAGACAGCTGAAGGACCAGGAGGGGACAGTGGGGGCACTTGAGCGTATTGTGGCCCAGAAagaggtgctgctgctgggcctgCAGCAGGAGAGGAGCGCCCTGCAGATGGAGCTCAACACTCAGAAGGAAGAGCATCACAAACAATGCAGTGACATTCAGGAGCAGGGACAGCGTAAAAAG GAAGAGGCGCTGGAGGCACATAGGTTACAGTTGTCTCTGGACCATGAGAAGAATCTTCAACAG GTCCGTCTGCAGGCCCAGGAGTTGAAGTCTGAGGCACTGAGAGAACAGGCCCAgtcccacacacaacacatggagTTCCTGGAGAGCTGCATCAAG ctgaaggaggaggaggtgaggaggctCACGGGGGCTCTGGAGACACAGGAGGAGGCCATGAGGAGGCACGAGGAGCAGCTGAGAGGAGAGACTGAGGAGAAG GTGCAGAAGGCCCTGGATCAGGAGCAGAGGAGGTGGGAGGAGCAGAGGGAGGCGGCGCTGCAGGAGCAGCGCaggaggatggagagggaggcgCAGGGGGCGCAAGCGGACGTGCAGGCCgaggtggagaaggagaagaggaatgCGTTAGGCCTTCAGAGCAAAATGCTGGAGTTGCAGGCC AAGGTGCAGACGATGGAAAATGAGCTGTGTCTGCAGCAGAGGGAGCAGTCGTCTGCACAGGCCGCCATGGTGCAAGCGCTTAGAGAGGAGCATCAGGCAGAGCTACTGAGGCAGCGCAAACAAGCAGAGCag GAGGCGCAGATGGACAGCCTGAGGTTAAGACAGATTCTCCAGCAGTCAGAGGCACAGCTGCAGTCTCTGCAGGCTACACTTGCAGTGCAGGAGCGcgaccaccagatggcgcaggAGAGGCacgagcagcagcagcggcgctGGGCTCAGGAGCTGCAGATGGAGTGCCAAACCCTGCAGAGTATGCTGGGAAATGGTGGACATGGAAACACACTGCTCAG CTGCACTTGCCAAGCAGTGGAGACGCTCCAGGCCCTTAGATTGCAGTTCCAGACATTCATTTCCGGGCTTCAGCAAGAGTTGGAGTTACAGAAACACACCAACCAGAAATTAGGACAGGACAAG GAACACGAGCTTCGTCTTGAGAGGGAGCAGATGCttatggagaaggagagagcccTGCAGACACTGCGGGAGAGACTCATACAA GAGCACATAGAGGAGCTGAGCATCCTGAACCGGCCGCAGCTGCGCGGGGCTCTGGAGGGCGGTGTGGTGGACTCACTGCGCCGACAGCTGAGGGACAAGGACGAGGAGCTGCGGCAGGTCCAGAGGAGCATGAGCCAGTGGAAGGAGAAGACCGCTGCACGGCTGGCCCGAAGGTTTGAGGAGGAGCTAACGGCTGAGCTGGACAA ATGCAAAGCAGATTTGCTCAAGAGAAG AAGAACTCCAAGACTGCGCTCAGACCAGGAGAAGAAGCTTCAGCGtctggaggaggagatgaggcaGCTCACCATG GGCGGTGACTTTGACAACATGCCCTCGGCCACACTTTCGTCCCCGGTGCCCCAAAACCCCCCGTCTGCCCTCCGCTCTCAGGACCTGGCCTCCTACAAGCTTCTCCGGCACCTACAGAGCCGCATCCGGCAGCTGCACTCCGAGAGCCGGACCCACCAGCACAGCCCTCCTCACCTGGCCGTTGGGCCCCCCGAGCTGACCGGCTCCTACCTGGAAACG ATTCCAGATACTCAGGAAAGCAGTTGGCCTTTTAAAACGGCGAAATAA